Proteins from a genomic interval of Medicago truncatula cultivar Jemalong A17 chromosome 3, MtrunA17r5.0-ANR, whole genome shotgun sequence:
- the LOC11408438 gene encoding putative disease resistance RPP13-like protein 1, with protein sequence MAATLVGGAFLSATVQTLVEKLASQEFCDYIRNNKLNSSLLAELETTLLALQVVLDDAELKQITNTAVKQWLDQLKDAIYDAEDLLNQINYDSLRCKVEKKQAENMTNQVWNLFSSPFKTLYGEINSQMKIMCQRLQLFAQQRDILGLQTVRGRVSLRTPSSSMVNKSVMVGRKDDKERLISMLISDSGTTNSSIGVVAILGMGGVGKTTLAQLLYNDKEVQDHFDLKVWVCVSEDFDILRVTKTIHESVTSRGGESNNLDSLRVELNQNLRDKRFLLVLDDLWNDSYNDWDELVTPLINGKTGSRVIITTRQQKVAEVAHTFPIHKVDPLSDDDCWSLLSKHAFGSEVRGGSKCPNLEEIGRKIAKKCGGLPIAAKTLGGILRSKVDAKEWSTILNSDIWNLPNDNILPALRLSYQYLPSHLKRCFAYCSIFPKDFSLDKKELILLWMAEGFLEHSQCNKTAEEVGHDYFIELLSRSLIQQSNDDGKEKFVMHDLVNDLALVVSGTSCFRLECGGNMSKNVRHFSYNQGVYDFLKKFEV encoded by the coding sequence ATGGCTGCAACTTTGGTGGGAGGAGCTTTTCTCTCTGCTACTGTTCAGACTTTAGTTGAGAAACTTGCTTCACAAGAGTTTTGTGATTACATCAGAAACAACAAGCTGAATTCCTCACTCTTGGCAGAGTTGGAAACAACACTACTCGCTCTTCAGGTGGTGCTGGATGATGCAGAACTGAAGCAAATCACCAACACTGCTGTCAAACAATGGTTGGATCAGCTGAAAGATGCAATCTATGATGCTGAGGATTTGCTTAACCAAATCAATTACGACTCCCTGCGATGTAAGGTGGAGAAGAAACAAGCTGAAAACATGACTAATCAGGTTTGGAACCTCTTTTCATCTCCTTTTAAAACTCTCTATGGAGAGATCAATTCACAAATGAAGATTATGTGTCAAAGGCTGCAGCTTTTTGCACAACAGAGAGATATCCTTGGCTTGCAAACTGTGAGAGGGAGAGTTTCTCTTAGAACGCCTTCAAGTTCAATGGTAAATAAATCTGTTATGGTTGGTAGGAAGGATGATAAAGAGAGACTCATTAGTATGTTGATATCTGACAGTGGCACTACCAATAGTAGTATTGGTGTGGTCGCAATTTTGGGTATGGGCGGTGTTGGCAAAACCACTCTTGCCCAACTTCTTTATAATGATAAAGAAGTTCAAGACCATTTTGATCTGAAAGTCTGGGTTTGTGTATCGGAGGATTTCGATATTTTGAGAGTAACTAAAACCATTCATGAATCTGTCACTTCAAGAGGTGGTGAAAGCAATAATCTTGATTCTCTTCGAGTTGAACTGAATCAAAACTTGAGGGATAAAAGATTTTTGTTGGTGCTGGACGATCTGTGGAATGATAGTTATAATGATTGGGATGAGTTAGTAACTCCATTGATTAACGGCAAAACAGGAAGTAGGGTGATCATCACAACACGCCAACAAAAAGTTGCGGAGGTTGCACACACGTTTCCTATTCACAAAGTAGATCCTCTATCAGATGATGACTGTTGGTCGTTACTTTCAAAGCATGCATTTGGAAGTGAAGTCCGTGGTGGTAGTAAATGCCCAAATCTGGAAGAAATTGGTAGAAAGATCGCCAAAAAATGTGGTGGGTTGCCCATAGCTGCTAAAACGCTCGGTGGAATTTTGCGTTCAAAGGTAGATGCTAAAGAGTGGAGTACAATTCTAAATAGTGACATATGGAACTTACCAAATGATAATATTTTACCTGCTTTGCGTCTAAGTTATCAATATCTTCCCTCACATTTGAAAAGATGTTTTGCCTATTGCTCAATTTTTCCGAAGGATTTTTCACTTGACAAGAAGGAATTGATTTTGTTATGGATGGCAGAAGGCTTCCTAGAGCATTCTCAGTGTAATAAAACAGCTGAGGAAGTAGGTCATGACTACTTTATTGAATTGTTATCCAGGTCcttaattcaacaatcaaatgatgatggaaaagaaaaatttgttaTGCACGACCTTGTCAATGATTTAGCCTTAGTGGTGTCAGGAACAAGTTGCTTCAGGCTTGAATGTGGTGGTAACATGTCTAAAAATGTTCGTCATTTTTCATATAATCAAGGAGTGTATGACTTTCTCAAGAAGTTTGAAGTTTGA